A stretch of the Neodiprion lecontei isolate iyNeoLeco1 chromosome 4, iyNeoLeco1.1, whole genome shotgun sequence genome encodes the following:
- the LOC107227342 gene encoding transcription factor Ken yields the protein MYTDGLLTLHYGKHPATLAAEVGAWYSGDQHVDVALACDDGSVIRAHRVVLAAASPLLADLLRDPALDHVVHLSGVRKPQLHYLLEFLYNGEALIPSSELIPLRELFELLQIKSELSESNHPQTSSKSDQDRIPTPQPSESQESSSYESQYDGSRQSNNPADCCSVLIKTEGCEDETEVDVEGVEGETHHHLSDTREGSVEPPRRRDSSDPVNLCLNSGASTTSEGSHDVVHRPEKPLLERRESLEETEERRRQLQARLALGLEPGKRKPEELPLPPAEAYVVTPHRKRRPGFHNAPAQNPAFVPFNPGFETPRRLQAPHPHSISAPPYLDRPVTPPGASHRPPSADPVPAGGLETQWGAWTLPPSRAPPPPPPDDPPKSTPVREYRCSYCGKQFGMSWNLKTHLRVHTGEKPFACRLCVAMFKQKAHLLKHLCSVHRGVIAAPDNTFSCCFCNSSFESLQELIRHLSGPHNDLLLSKNLAD from the exons ATGTATACGGACGGTCTGCTGACCCTCCACTACGGGAAACACCCCGCAACCTTGGCCGCGGAGGTAGGCGCCTGGTACAGCGGGGACCAGCACGTGGACGTCGCCCTGGCCTGCGACGACGGCTCGGTGATTCGAGCCCACCGCGTCGTCCTCGCCGCGGCCAGTCCGCTCCTGGCGGACCTCCTCCGGGACCCAGCCCTGGACCACGTCGTCCACCTCTCCGGGGTCAGGAAACCCCAGCTTCATTACCTCCTGGAGTTTCTGTACAACGGAGAAGCCTTGATACCG TCTTCCGAGCTGATACCACTGCGGGAACTGTTCGAGCTGCTCCAGATAAAATCGGAGCTCTCCGAGTCGAACCATCCGCAGACTTCGAGCAAGTCTGACCAGGACAGAATACCTACGCCCCAGCCCTCGGAAAGTCAGGAGAGCTCGAGTTACGAGTCACAGTACGACGGCAG TAGGCAGTCTAATAACCCGGCCGACTGCTGTTCGGTTCTCATAAAAACCGAGGGATGCGAAGATGAAACGGAAGTCGACGTCGAGGGCGTCGAAGGGGAGACCCACCACCATCTAAGCGACACCAGAGAAGGGAGTGTCGAACCTCCCCGGAGGAGGGACAGCTCCGATCCTGTTAACCTGTGTTTAAATTCCGGCGCCTCTACGACCAGCGAAGGTTCACACGATGTCGTTCACAG GCCAGAAAAGCCCCTGCTGGAAAGACGGGAGTCGTTGGAGGAAACCGAGGAGCGTAGAAGGCAGCTTCAGGCTCGTTTGGCGCTCGGCCTGGAGCCGGGAAAACGGAAACCCGAAGAGCTGCCACTTCCCCCGGCGGAAGCGTACGTGGTAACTCCTCACAGAAAGAGAAGGCCAGGGTTTCACAACGCCCCTGCCCAGAACCCGGCCTTTGTTCCCTTCAATCCTGGATTCGAGACGCCCCGGAGGCTGCAGGCGCCTCATCCCCACAGTATATCAGCCCCGCCTTACCTA GACAGACCGGTGACGCCGCCAGGAGCGTCGCACAGGCCGCCAAGCGCGGATCCGGTACCAGCAGGGGGCCTGGAAACGCAGTGGGGGGCGTGGACGCTGCCCCCGAGTCGGGCCCCGCCGCCCCCGCCGCCGGACGACCCCCCAAAATCGACCCCCGTCCGCGAGTATCGCTGTTCTTACTGCGGGAAGCAGTTCGGCATGTCGTGGAATCTGAAAACGCACCTGCGGGTTCACACGGGGGAAAAACCGTTCGCCTGCCGCTTGTGCGTCGCGATGTTCAAGCAGAAGGCCCACCTCCTCAAGCACCTCTGCTCCGTTCACAGAGGCGTCATCGCCGCCCCCGACAACACGTTTTCCTGCTGCTTCTGCAATTCGAGCTTCGAGAGCTTGCAGGAGCTCATCAGGCACTTGTCGGGGCCCCACAACGACTTACTACTAAGTAAAAACCTCGCCGACTAA